A window of Primulina tabacum isolate GXHZ01 chromosome 4, ASM2559414v2, whole genome shotgun sequence contains these coding sequences:
- the LOC142541669 gene encoding flowering-promoting factor 1-like protein 3 — translation MSGVWVFKNGVVRLVENAGECNTKKVLVHLPSNDVITSYSVLERKLLSLGWERYYDDPDLLQFHKRSTVHLISLPKDFNKFKSMHMYDIVVKNRNEFEVRDTQ, via the coding sequence ATGTCTGGTGTTTGGGTGTTCAAAAACGGCGTTGTTCGGCTCGTTGAGAACGCCGGAGAATGCAATACCAAGAAAGTTTTGGTCCATCTTCCCTCAAATGATGTGATCACTTCATATAGTGTTCTGGAGAGGAAATTATTGTCCCTCGGATGGGAGAGGTATTACGATGATCCCGATTTGTTGCAGTTCCATAAGAGATCCACAGTTCATCTGATCTCTCTTCCAAAAGACTTCAACAAGTTCAAGTCCATGCATATGTATGACATTGTTGTCAAGAATCGCAACGAATTTGAAGTTAGGGATACCCAATAA
- the LOC142543343 gene encoding vesicle-associated membrane protein 724-like, translated as MGQESFVYSFVARGTVILAEYSEITGNFAAVAEQCLQKLPSSSNKFIYQYDQHTFNYLVADGYAYCVVANESVRQPISIALLERIRSDFLRKYSAGKADTAVAKSLSKEFGPLMKEQMKYVTEHTEEIDKLSKVQAQVTQVQNIMRENIDKTIQRGGAIDDLSNKAEDLRDNAKEFKKRGEQIKRKMWYQNMKIKLIVLGILILLALIIWLSICRGFNCSN; from the exons ATGGGTCAAGAATCGTTTGTATACAGCTTCGTGGCACGCGGCACGGTGATATTGGCTGAGTACTCCGAGATCACCGGGAACTTTGCAGCGGTGGCGGAGCAGTGCTTGCAGAAGTTGCCTTCATCAAGCAACAAATTCATTTACCAGTATGATCAACATACGTTTAACTACCTAGTTGCAGATGGCTATG CTTATTGCGTAGTTGCCAATGAATCTGTTCGACAACCGATTTCAATTGCTCTTCTGGAACGTATAAGATCTGATTTCTTGAGAAAATATAGTGCTGGTAAAGCAGATACTGCAGTTGCCAAAAGCCTCAGCAAAGAATTCGG GCCGCTTATGAAAGAGCAAATGAAATATGTAACTGAGCACACCGAAGAGATCGATAAACTTTCAAAAGTACAGGCTCAAGTTACCCAAGTCCAAAATATTATGAGGGAGAATATAGACAAG ACAATTCAAAGAGGAGGAGCAATAGATGATCTTAGCAACAAGGCTGAAGATTTACGTGACAAT GCTAAAGAATTCAAGAAAAGGGGGGAACAGATCAAACGAAAGATGTGGTATCAGAATATGAAAATTAAGTTAATTGTCCTTGGAATCCTTATCCTCTTAGCACTCATAATCTGGCTTTCTATTTGTCGCGGTTTTAACTGCTCAAATTAG
- the LOC142543342 gene encoding putative protein phosphatase 2C 40 — protein MQREIIKDPAGEIKVSFGYQCDTKNDNSWGIPHGIDIPSPGKLRRANSSFSCLSGAALSGNATLANTNMCNGIIGTEILPTMDSPNSFRRIPSSPSLGKMEFLSSSLQSSISNMSISPSSPNETLDNDPFSSSFLNAEEVQVAGGAAGEDRVQAVCSEENGWLFCAIYDGFNGRDAADFLAGTLYETVVFHLSLLDWDIVHESSDSSFKQSVLNSLHLALSQAENEFLHMVEQEMEDRPDLVSIGSCVLLVLLHGKDLYLLNVGDSRAVLASYDEGGDMNRTARLQTIQLTDSHTVDNVVERTRLMNDHLDDPSTIVAGKVKGKLKVTRAFGVGYLKKKDMNDALMGILRVRNLISPPYVSTEPSLVVHEVSKSDHFVVLGSDGLFDFFSNNEVVKLVNSYIFRNPSGDPAKFLVEQLAARAAESAGFSMEELMSIPAGRRRKYHDDVTVIVIVLGMDKRTSKASTCL, from the exons ATGCAAAGGGAAATCATAAAGGATCCAGCTGGAGAGATCAAAGTTAGTTTTGGCTATCAATGTGACACCAAGAATGATAATTCTTGGGGTATCCCACATGGTATCGATATTCCATCTCCAGGGAAGCTCCGAAGAGCAAACAGCTCCTTCTCTTGTCTCTCCGGTGCGGCATTGAGTGGCAATGCTACGTTAGCTAATACGAATATGTGTAATGGGATAATCGGGACAGAAATTTTGCCAACTATGGACTCTCCTAATTCATTCCGCAGAATCCCTTCTTCGCCGTCCCTGGGAAAAATGGAGTTTTTATCATCTTCTCTGCAGAGTAGCATATCGAATATGAGTATAAGTCCATCTTCACCAAATGAGACACTCGATAATGATCCATTTTCATCGAGTTTCCTCAATGCAGAGGAAGTACAAGTGGCTGGAGGCGCCGCTGGTGAAGATAGAGTTCAAGCTGTTTGTTCCGAAGAGAACGGCTGGCTTTTCTGTGCTATCTATGATGGGTTCAATGGACGGGATGCGGCTGATTTCCTGGCTGGAACTTTGTACGAAACGGTTGTGTTTCATCTGAGCTTACTAGACTGGGATATCGTGCATGAGTCTTCTGATTCTTCGTTTAAGCAGAGTGTTCTTAACAGCCTTCACCTTGCACTTAGTCAGGCAGAGAACGAATTCCTACACATGGTCGAACAAGAAATGGAAGACCGTCCCGATTTAGTATCTATAGGATCTTGTGTTTTACTAGTGCTACTACATGGAAAGGATTTGTACCTACTTAACGTGGGTGATAGTCGAGCCGTGTTGGCTTCATATGACGAAGGAGGTGACATGAACAGAACAGCAAGGCTGCAAACCATCCAGCTCACTGATAGCCATACCGTCGACAATGTGGTGGAAAGAACCAGACTTATGAATGATCATCTTGATGACCCTTCAACAATTGTGGCCGGTAAAGTCAAGGGGAAGCTAAAGGTTACAAGGGCCTTTGGAGTTGGTTACTTGAAGAAG AAAGACATGAATGATGCTTTGATGGGTATTCTTCGTGTCCGTAATCTCATAAGTCCCCCGTATGTATCCACAGAACCATCACTAGTGGTACATGAGGTTTCAAAGTCTGATCATTTTGTCGTACTAGGGAGTGACGGCTTGTTCGACTTCTTCAGCAACAATGAAGTCGTAAAGCTTGTAAATTCATATATATTCAGGAACCCTTCAGGTGATCCAGCTAAATTTCTCGTCGAACAGCTTGCTGCAAGAGCAGCAGAGTCAGCTG GTTTTAGTATGGAAGAGCTGATGAGTATTCCTGCTGGCAGAAGGCGGAAATATCACGACGATGTTACAGTTATTGTAATCGTTCTAGGCATGGACAAACGAACTTCAAAGGCATCAACATGTCTATGA
- the LOC142541670 gene encoding uncharacterized protein LOC142541670 encodes MGEEKGKLESIREWVVEHKLRAVGTLWASGIVGSMAYNWSQPNMKTSVKIIHARLHAQALTLAALAGAAVVEYYDHKTGAKEERVAKFLEFHQQQPHKD; translated from the exons ATGGGAGAAGAAAAGGGCAAGCTTGAATCGATCAGGGAATGGGTCGTGGAGCACAAGCTTCGAGCAGTCG GGACTTTATGGGCTAGCGGGATCGTGGGTTCTATGGCGTATAATTGGTCGCAACCAAATATGAAAACCAGTGTCAAGATTATTCATGCTAG GCTGCATGCGCAGGCTCTTACACTTGCTGCGTTAGCTGGTGCTGCCGTTGTTGAGTATTATGATCACAAGACAGGAGCAAAAGAAGAGCGTGTGGCGAAGTTCCTCGAATTTCATCAACAGCAGCCACACAAAGATTGA
- the LOC142542032 gene encoding uncharacterized protein LOC142542032 yields MIDQDGDSLPKPETDWTADEVQNSNYNSKALNAIFTSVDMNMFSLITNCASAKSAWDTLQRQCEGSESVRRTRLRMLTSKFEIMRMEESEKILEYDRRLREIANEAFSLGDPISNEQLVSKVLCSLPERFNVKICAIDEAKDKSQMALEDLISSLRTFEMNMDMQKKEKGKTIAFQVSNDFYNDLLHISQEVNESDLCEDSISFITKKFGDYLKRIRDKKKDAQPSKFPSLPAPERPQRFPAKQQFQPRNEGKGKFNLKKYDSVQCRECNGFGHYANECANRLRKNKGYNASLSDEESDEEEKSNDEDNHTSLTALLTENSWLQVNHLGVVLGIATPGRNICKKSVCLKSTAFGNSSVDDELEADDEEMTLESVQKLYEELFEDWIKRNKLNSTLMKENTDLKAVVAKLEVILSKKDLELGKTKEELQKTTETLSKFNSSTSKLESILLMGREDKKGLGFKDSVFEISEYSKSTVFVKGKTETFTPSQPTPSTKSSTPKRQPTTSVPKKIKCMSSDNCYQIGEELSCNHAQISVLDLWHQKLGHVNFKILKNLCNYDAVRGLPNLFSSIPYVCGDCQKGKQTRVSHPVLAKSGTTRCLELLHMDLMGLMEVESFGDLKKKIAENDIEDLLENPIVLDNAGVAPDVATPSTTRDTEVTERENETNSDDDAEDDGQNIPTKIQKNHASSQIIRSVQGEVQTRKKEKVDYRKMAGLVCMSTILKDEFWINAMHDELEEFVRNDVWDLVPPPDHGNIIGTKWIFKNKTDESGNIIRNKARLVAQGYTQVE; encoded by the exons ATGATAGATCAAGATGGTGACAGCTTGCCAAAACCTGAAACAGACTGGACTGCTGATGAAGTACAAAATTCGAACTACAACTCAAAGGCCTTGAATGCTATATTTACTTcggttgatatgaatatgttcaGTTTGATCACAAACTGTGCTTCTGCTAAAAGTGCATGGGATACTCTCCAAAGACAATGTGAAGGTTCTGAGAGTGTGCGACGAACTAGGCTAAGGATGCTTACTTCCAAATTTGAAATCATGAGGATGGAAGAATCTGAGAAAATACTGGAGTATGATCGTCGCCTACGGGAAATTGCTAACGAGGCGTTCAGTCTTGGAGACCCCATCTCTAATGAACAATTAGTTAGCAAGGTTCTCTGTTCTTTGCCCGAAAGATTCAACGTAAAAATCTGTGCAATAGACGAGGCTAAGGACAAATCTCAGATGGCTTTGGAAGACCTGATTAGTTCACTTCGAACCTTCGAAATGAACATGGACATGCAGAAGAAAGAAAAGGGGAAGACGATTGCATTCCAAgtctcaaatgatttttataatgaTCTCCTTCATATATCCCAAGAAGTAAATGAATCAGATCTCTGTGAGGATTCTATCTCCTTTATCACAAAGAAATTCGGGGATTACTTGAAGAGAATCAgagataagaagaaggatgcacaacccTCGAAATTTCCAAGTCTTCCTGCCCCTGAAAGGCCACAAAGGTTTCCTGCCAAGCAACAATTTCAACCAAGGAACGAAGGCAagggaaaatttaatttaaagaagtaTGATTCGGTGCAGTGTAGAGAATGCAATGGCTTTGGTCACTATGCCAATGAATGTGCTAACAGATTACGCAAGAACAAAGGCTACAATGCGTCTCTAAGCGATGAAGAATCTGATGAGGAGGAGAAATCCAATGATGAAGATAATCACACCtccttgactgcattattgaccGAAAATAGCTGGCTACAGGTGAATCATTTAGGTGTTGTCCTAGGTATTGCCACTCCTggccgcaacatctgcaaaaaaTCAGTTTGTTTAAAATCTACAGCTTTTGGAAATTCGAGTGTAGATGATGAATTGGAagctgatgatgaagagatgacTCTTGAGAGTGTTCAAAAGCTTTATGAAGAGTTGTTTGAGGATTGGATCAAAAGAAACAAGCTTAACTCAACTCTTATGAAGGAAAACACCGATCTAAAAGCCGTGGTtgccaaacttgaagtaattctGAGCAAAAAGGACTTAGAGCTGGGTAAGACCAAAGAAGAGCTTCAAAAAACAACTGAAACCCTATCCAAGTTCAATTCGAGcacatccaagcttgaatccatacttttgatgggaagagaAGACAAGAAAGGCTTAGGCTTCAAAGACAGTGTGTTTGAAATTAGTGAATATTCAAAATCTACCGTTTTTGTGAAAGGAAAAACTGAGACATTCACACCGTCACAACCTACACCTTCAACCAAAAGCTCTACACCGAAAAGACAACCTACTACTTCTGTTCCTAAGAAAATAAAATGCAT GTCTTCGGATAACTGCTACCAAATAGGTGAAGAactttcatgcaatcatgcacAAATCAGTGTACTTGATTTATGGCATCAGAAACTTGGACATGTGAACTTCAAGATCCTGAAGAACCTATGCAATTACGATGCAGTACGTGGGTTGCCAAATCTCTTTTCTAGTATACCATATGTGTGCGGAGATTGTCAAAAAGGTAAGCAGACTCGCGTGTCACACCCAGTGTTGGCAAAATCTGGGACAACACGCTGTCTGGAGTTACTACACATGGACCTTATGGGTCTTATGGAAGTAGAAAGCTTTGGAG ATCTCAAGAAGAAAATTGCTGAAAATGACATTGAAGACCTTCTGGAAAATCCAATTGTACTAGATAATGCAGGTGTTgccccagatgttgcaacaCCTAGCACAACACGGGACACTGAAGTCACTGAACGTGAGAACGAAACGAACAGTGATGATGACGCAGAAGATGATGGACAGAATATACCAACTAAGATCCAGAAAAATCATgcatcatctcaaataattagaAGTGTGCAAGGTGAAGTCCAAACCCGAAAGAAAGAGAAAGTCGATTACCGAAAGATGGCTGGACTAGTGTGCATGAGTACCAT CCTTAAAGATGAGTTTTGGATCAATGCAATGCACGATGAGCTTGAGGAATTCGTTCGAAATGATGTTTGGGATCTAGTTCCACCTCCTGACCACGGAAATATAATTGGAACAAAgtggatttttaaaaataaaactgatgagtcaggGAACATCATTCGAAACAAAGCAAGGTTGGTTGCTCAAGGATACACACAGGTTGAGTag